The following are encoded together in the Desulfatibacillum aliphaticivorans DSM 15576 genome:
- a CDS encoding ABC transporter permease has protein sequence MNNRLFANTRTIMARELRGYFGSPLAYVLIVIFLLLNGFFTFFISGFYEMEQADLRDAFFRWHPWLFLVLVPAVAMRLWAEERRQGTMELILTLPVTLGEAIMGKFLAAWFFIAVSMILTFPLVLTTAYLGDPDLGAIFCGYVGSILLGGAYLSVGSMTSAITRNQVISFVAAAMICLFLVLAGYPPVTDPLADWVPKWIVDIVAGFSVMTHYQSMQKGVIDFRDLLYYGSLMFFMLFANGVILQARRSS, from the coding sequence ATGAACAATCGTCTATTTGCAAATACCAGAACAATCATGGCCAGGGAGCTGCGAGGCTATTTCGGATCCCCCCTGGCTTATGTCCTGATTGTGATCTTTCTGCTCCTGAACGGTTTTTTTACTTTTTTCATCAGCGGATTTTACGAAATGGAGCAGGCGGACCTGCGGGACGCTTTTTTCCGGTGGCATCCATGGCTGTTTTTAGTGCTTGTGCCTGCGGTGGCCATGCGATTATGGGCCGAGGAGCGGCGCCAGGGCACCATGGAATTGATCCTCACCCTGCCTGTCACTCTGGGCGAGGCCATCATGGGCAAGTTTTTGGCGGCCTGGTTTTTCATCGCCGTTTCCATGATTTTGACCTTTCCCCTGGTGCTCACTACAGCCTATTTGGGAGACCCTGACCTGGGCGCCATTTTTTGCGGCTACGTGGGCAGCATCCTTTTGGGCGGGGCCTACCTCTCCGTAGGCAGCATGACCTCGGCCATCACCCGGAATCAGGTGATCAGCTTTGTGGCCGCAGCCATGATCTGCCTGTTTCTGGTTCTGGCGGGCTATCCGCCGGTGACCGATCCCCTGGCGGACTGGGTTCCCAAGTGGATTGTGGATATTGTCGCGGGCTTTTCGGTCATGACCCATTATCAGTCCATGCAAAAAGGGGTCATCGACTTCAGGGATTTGCTGTATTACGGCTCGCTGATGTTTTTCATGCTTTTTGCCAACGGGGTCATCCTTCAGGCCCGCAGGTCTTCATAA
- a CDS encoding amino acid ABC transporter permease — protein sequence MADQKKQVKIDVGDGAAIPSKSDKGLFSAWLISFFLAIAVLLGLLFYPDPAMAEKYRNILVFLKDGIYVTFQVTFSSILLAIIIGFFTGLGRLSKIWIVNILASTYVEIVRGIPLLVQLFYLYYALGKFIQVPDKLAAIIAMSICYGAYMGEVFRAGIDSIDKGQTEAARSLGFNGAQTMMYVILPQAWRTILPPVGNEFIALLKDTSLVSILGVADLLRRGREYASTSFDYFETYTMVAVVYLIITLILSKLVSIMEERLGQHDQR from the coding sequence ATGGCTGATCAAAAAAAGCAGGTTAAAATCGACGTAGGGGATGGGGCGGCGATCCCATCAAAGAGCGACAAGGGATTATTTTCCGCGTGGCTGATTTCATTTTTTCTGGCGATCGCCGTGCTGTTGGGGCTGCTTTTTTATCCCGACCCCGCTATGGCCGAAAAGTACCGGAATATTCTCGTCTTCCTGAAGGACGGCATCTACGTCACCTTCCAGGTGACCTTCTCATCCATTTTGCTCGCCATTATCATTGGCTTTTTTACGGGACTGGGCCGCTTGTCCAAAATCTGGATCGTGAACATCCTGGCCAGCACCTACGTGGAAATCGTCCGCGGCATTCCTTTGCTGGTGCAGCTTTTTTACCTTTATTACGCTCTGGGTAAATTCATTCAGGTGCCGGATAAACTGGCGGCTATCATCGCCATGAGCATTTGCTACGGCGCTTATATGGGGGAGGTTTTCCGCGCCGGCATCGACTCCATCGATAAAGGCCAGACAGAAGCCGCCCGCTCCTTGGGATTTAACGGCGCCCAAACCATGATGTACGTTATCCTGCCCCAGGCCTGGCGCACCATTCTGCCGCCTGTGGGCAACGAATTCATCGCCTTGTTAAAGGATACGTCCCTGGTCTCCATCCTGGGCGTGGCCGACCTTTTAAGGCGGGGCAGGGAGTACGCCTCCACGTCCTTCGACTATTTTGAAACCTACACCATGGTCGCCGTGGTTTATTTAATCATCACCCTGATTTTATCCAAGCTGGTTAGCATCATGGAGGAAAGGCTGGGCCAACATGATCAACGATAA
- a CDS encoding DUF4340 domain-containing protein, translating to MNKKTIIKLIATLAGLAVITAVTMYFNAPGGEETAMGQPLFQDLDINAVTSIKVETPEQTFTLVKNEDGWGLAERGNYPADFDKVARFGRKLTALTVGRAFRYDADVLARLSLKLPSTLGSPAEEKGALFTLTDKNDNEVAKILVGKDRTKETPEGYPMPAGQFVRMGDMKDVYLVDRYFEAVDQKPSDWLKKAILKVPSDQVASVTCMEVNEGRQKVIYELSRKNPGQDFSLSSQAPVKKADADKLADALSSLTLEDVRPVGDNEAHQGPFLDFWLFDGTKYRVYKAPVGEGCEVRIEISHMAPVTADGKDEDDAKAKEVEDLNKKLAPWAFKLSDWRCGTLATSEDSLIEQEKEEQ from the coding sequence ATGAATAAGAAGACCATTATCAAGCTCATTGCAACCCTGGCGGGATTGGCCGTCATAACCGCTGTCACCATGTATTTCAATGCGCCCGGAGGGGAAGAGACGGCCATGGGCCAACCCCTGTTCCAGGATTTGGATATCAACGCCGTGACTTCCATTAAAGTGGAAACCCCGGAGCAGACCTTTACTTTGGTGAAAAACGAGGACGGCTGGGGCCTGGCGGAACGGGGCAACTATCCGGCTGACTTCGACAAGGTGGCCCGGTTCGGCAGAAAACTGACTGCTCTGACCGTGGGCCGCGCCTTTCGGTACGACGCCGACGTCCTGGCCAGGCTGTCCCTTAAGCTGCCCAGCACCTTGGGCTCTCCCGCAGAGGAAAAGGGCGCGTTGTTCACCCTGACGGACAAAAACGACAACGAGGTCGCCAAGATCCTGGTCGGCAAAGACCGGACCAAGGAGACGCCCGAAGGATACCCCATGCCCGCAGGCCAGTTCGTGCGCATGGGAGACATGAAAGACGTGTATCTGGTGGACCGATACTTTGAGGCCGTGGACCAGAAGCCCTCCGACTGGCTGAAAAAGGCCATCCTCAAGGTTCCTTCCGATCAGGTGGCTTCGGTGACGTGCATGGAAGTCAACGAGGGCAGGCAAAAGGTGATTTATGAGTTGTCCCGGAAAAATCCCGGCCAGGACTTTTCCCTGTCCAGCCAGGCGCCTGTGAAAAAAGCCGATGCCGACAAGCTGGCCGACGCCTTATCCTCCCTGACTCTGGAGGACGTGCGGCCCGTAGGCGACAACGAAGCGCATCAAGGCCCGTTCCTGGATTTTTGGCTGTTTGACGGAACAAAGTATCGCGTTTACAAGGCGCCCGTGGGAGAAGGCTGCGAAGTGCGCATTGAAATCAGCCACATGGCGCCCGTCACCGCCGACGGCAAGGACGAGGACGACGCCAAGGCCAAGGAAGTGGAAGACCTGAATAAGAAACTGGCTCCCTGGGCTTTCAAACTCTCGGACTGGCGCTGCGGCACCCTGGCGACCAGCGAGGACAGCCTCATAGAACAGGAAAAAGAAGAACAGTAG
- a CDS encoding amino acid ABC transporter ATP-binding protein encodes MINDKPIIRIANACKYFGTLKALDNVSLEISQGEKVVIIGPSGSGKSTLLRAVNQLETIDSGELVVDGDNICDPDVNINAVRMELGMVFQSFNLFPHKSVLDNLTLAPRKLRKTPKEEAEAYAMKLLAKVGIEDKAGQYPAQLSGGQQQRVAIARALAMNPKIMLFDEPTSALDPEMIGEVLDVMVKLAKEGMTMVVVTHEMGFAKEVADRVVFMDHGQILEVGTPQHFFENPEHPRLQKFMDQIL; translated from the coding sequence ATGATCAACGATAAACCCATCATACGAATAGCCAATGCATGCAAGTATTTCGGGACGCTCAAGGCTCTGGACAACGTCTCCCTGGAGATCAGTCAAGGAGAAAAGGTCGTGATCATCGGTCCGTCCGGGTCAGGAAAAAGCACCCTGCTCCGGGCCGTCAACCAGTTGGAAACCATCGACTCCGGCGAACTTGTGGTGGATGGGGATAACATCTGCGACCCGGACGTGAACATCAACGCGGTCCGCATGGAACTGGGCATGGTCTTTCAGAGCTTCAACCTGTTTCCCCACAAAAGCGTGCTGGACAACCTGACCCTGGCGCCCCGGAAGCTCCGCAAAACCCCCAAGGAGGAGGCCGAGGCCTACGCCATGAAATTGCTGGCCAAGGTGGGCATCGAAGACAAAGCCGGGCAATATCCGGCCCAGCTTTCCGGCGGACAGCAGCAGCGCGTGGCCATTGCAAGGGCCCTTGCCATGAATCCCAAAATCATGCTTTTTGACGAGCCCACCAGCGCCCTGGACCCGGAAATGATCGGCGAAGTCCTGGACGTCATGGTGAAGCTGGCCAAGGAAGGCATGACCATGGTGGTGGTGACCCATGAAATGGGTTTCGCCAAGGAAGTGGCGGACCGGGTGGTTTTTATGGACCACGGCCAGATTTTGGAAGTGGGAACGCCCCAGCATTTCTTTGAAAACCCGGAACACCCCAGGCTTCAGAAGTTCATGGATCAAATTCTCTAA
- a CDS encoding DMT family transporter yields the protein MNLKVLKANLILLTAALVWGSTFVFQRSAMQDMDPVSFSGLRFALGALCLAPIAYARSKRPSLPLPGVPKWLPLAGMIIAGTVMCFGINFQQVGLVETTAGKAGFITGLYVIMVPILGLAFKQKPDLGLWLALPLAVTGMYLLSVTDAFYLAPGDGLVLICAFMWAVHVLVVGYFSPRMDSFVLGFGQAFVCAILSLIYALCRETITWEGVWASRYALLYGGIGSVAIGFTLQIIGQKDSPAAHAAIILQLEAVTAAVSGWLFLGESMTTRSFIGAGLMLAGMLVAQLWVFVPKRKPQGNNGTP from the coding sequence ATGAATTTAAAAGTTTTAAAAGCCAATCTTATCTTGCTGACTGCGGCCCTGGTCTGGGGCTCCACCTTTGTGTTTCAACGTTCGGCCATGCAGGACATGGACCCGGTTTCCTTTTCAGGACTGCGGTTCGCCTTGGGCGCCCTGTGCCTGGCGCCCATCGCATACGCCAGGTCGAAACGCCCTTCCCTGCCCTTGCCCGGGGTTCCCAAATGGCTGCCCCTGGCCGGCATGATAATCGCCGGAACGGTCATGTGCTTTGGAATCAACTTTCAGCAAGTCGGCCTTGTGGAAACCACGGCGGGCAAGGCGGGCTTCATCACCGGCCTTTATGTGATTATGGTTCCCATTTTGGGGTTGGCTTTCAAGCAAAAGCCGGACCTGGGCTTGTGGCTGGCCCTTCCCCTGGCCGTGACGGGCATGTATCTTCTGAGCGTTACGGATGCGTTCTATCTGGCGCCCGGCGACGGCCTGGTGTTGATATGCGCGTTCATGTGGGCGGTTCACGTTCTGGTTGTGGGCTATTTTTCGCCCCGGATGGATTCCTTTGTGCTGGGGTTCGGCCAGGCTTTTGTCTGCGCCATTCTCAGCCTGATATACGCCCTATGCCGCGAGACGATCACCTGGGAGGGCGTGTGGGCTTCGCGCTATGCGTTATTATATGGAGGAATCGGATCCGTAGCCATCGGCTTTACGCTGCAGATCATCGGCCAGAAGGATTCGCCCGCCGCTCATGCTGCTATAATATTGCAGTTGGAGGCTGTAACTGCGGCTGTATCAGGCTGGCTGTTTTTAGGGGAGAGTATGACCACGCGTTCCTTTATCGGCGCGGGCTTAATGCTGGCTGGAATGCTGGTGGCTCAATTATGGGTGTTTGTTCCGAAGAGAAAACCCCAAGGCAATAACGGAACTCCCTGA
- a CDS encoding phospholipase D-like domain-containing protein, whose protein sequence is MITIKDISITPEQITNSGQEAVEVRCTVFSQNENCFITEVGLDLRHTMLNDVFPLRPDPNNLLTPSAEGIYTGCLEAPRFMDSGMYRMPIMASDSKDGTGVGMSRFQLDWNPGASPQIGTPEFVEIQEVYGDKPYTENNRVEVLDAGQAALEKRLKIIEEAERQINIQTYTLEGGGVGGVLMDALLKKVDQGLEVNVILNVDSQFPLSPLSLIRLKANQWFYEWTRTGVAEPEEKKESESFWDRLLPRKKSGGLNLALFSGRSVGVPANPASKAHVVDHWLSRMMDEKKTKPDAPQEDRLSIYSGPGGLPALPLLDYAIHEKIMVVDGEKAIVGGRNLESAYFEHWQDLDLYVEGPVVEQIQAGFLKNFDEIADPETHIRPTEIYNSKPQEAGAVAQFVQSTPWTGLNNVLLAMCNALQACQSSFYAVSQYLVLPGSMLRDAILEAAGRGVDVRILTNSDRTCKEVGFSTAYYVTLNYLDELIEAGVRIYEALGHDDEKAPQPYLHSKEFIFDQRLAAVGSFNLSMRSSHIESENLLFVCDKEFAEDRTRAFFYMLESQAREITPKRFKRLREQSKTRIEMSRHLELLF, encoded by the coding sequence ATGATCACTATTAAAGATATCTCCATAACTCCTGAGCAGATTACCAACTCCGGCCAGGAAGCCGTCGAGGTGCGGTGCACCGTATTTTCGCAAAACGAAAACTGCTTTATCACCGAGGTGGGGCTGGACCTGCGCCATACCATGCTGAACGACGTGTTTCCCTTGAGGCCGGACCCGAACAACCTTTTGACGCCCTCGGCTGAGGGAATTTACACAGGCTGCCTGGAGGCCCCCCGGTTCATGGACTCCGGGATGTATCGCATGCCGATCATGGCCTCGGATTCCAAGGACGGGACCGGCGTCGGCATGTCCCGGTTCCAGCTTGACTGGAACCCGGGAGCCTCCCCCCAAATCGGAACGCCTGAGTTTGTGGAAATCCAAGAGGTATATGGGGATAAACCCTATACGGAAAACAATCGGGTGGAAGTTTTGGATGCCGGCCAGGCGGCCTTGGAAAAACGCCTGAAAATCATTGAAGAAGCCGAGCGACAGATAAACATTCAAACCTACACCCTTGAAGGTGGGGGCGTGGGGGGCGTATTAATGGACGCCTTGTTGAAAAAGGTGGACCAGGGCCTGGAGGTGAATGTCATCCTGAACGTGGACAGTCAGTTTCCCTTGTCTCCGTTGTCGCTCATCCGCCTGAAAGCCAACCAATGGTTTTATGAGTGGACCCGCACGGGCGTGGCGGAGCCGGAGGAGAAAAAAGAATCCGAATCCTTTTGGGACCGGCTTTTGCCCAGGAAAAAGTCCGGCGGGCTTAACCTGGCGCTTTTTTCCGGGCGCTCCGTGGGAGTTCCGGCCAATCCGGCGTCCAAGGCGCATGTGGTGGACCATTGGCTCTCCCGCATGATGGATGAAAAAAAGACCAAGCCGGACGCCCCCCAAGAGGATCGTCTGTCCATCTATTCCGGTCCCGGGGGCTTGCCCGCCCTGCCTTTACTGGATTACGCCATTCACGAGAAGATTATGGTCGTGGACGGCGAGAAAGCCATTGTCGGCGGCCGAAACCTGGAAAGCGCTTATTTCGAGCATTGGCAGGATTTGGATTTGTATGTGGAAGGGCCGGTGGTGGAGCAGATTCAGGCCGGTTTTTTGAAAAATTTTGACGAAATCGCCGACCCGGAAACCCATATCCGCCCCACGGAGATTTACAATAGCAAGCCCCAGGAGGCCGGGGCCGTAGCCCAGTTCGTGCAAAGCACCCCCTGGACGGGCTTGAATAACGTGCTCCTGGCCATGTGCAACGCCCTGCAGGCCTGCCAATCGTCCTTTTATGCGGTGTCTCAATATCTGGTGCTGCCCGGCTCCATGCTTCGGGACGCCATTCTGGAGGCCGCGGGCCGGGGCGTGGACGTCAGGATTTTGACCAATTCGGACCGCACCTGCAAGGAGGTGGGCTTTTCCACCGCCTATTACGTCACCCTGAATTACCTGGACGAGTTGATAGAGGCGGGCGTGCGCATTTACGAGGCCTTGGGCCACGACGATGAAAAAGCGCCCCAGCCCTATTTGCACAGCAAGGAGTTTATTTTCGATCAGCGTCTGGCCGCCGTGGGCTCATTCAACCTGTCCATGCGCAGCAGCCACATCGAGTCGGAAAACCTTCTTTTCGTGTGCGACAAGGAATTCGCCGAGGATAGGACCCGGGCTTTTTTTTATATGCTGGAAAGTCAGGCCCGGGAAATCACGCCGAAACGCTTTAAACGCTTGAGGGAGCAGAGCAAAACGCGCATTGAAATGTCCAGGCATTTGGAATTGTTGTTTTAA
- a CDS encoding bacteriohemerythrin encodes MEVNKNGAKESPEHLDPPALDLKKITLAYSRFVPPQLVEILEKQSILDLEPGTQVEREITILFSDVRGFTTISEELTPQRTFELINAYFRRMEPIIFRNNGFIDKYIGDAIMAIFPKSASDALHASIDMLTELRGFNKDIEEKGFKPLQIGIGLNTGISMIGTVGGRQKMEGTVISDAVNLASRLESLTKAYGVPLLISEHTLYSLDDAQDHCIRFIDRVRVKGKSRPQCIFEIYDADIEKVRTGKTETLKVFEEAVAYYHYRDIDRAEALFQSCLHLNPNDFAAKLYLSRCDNYRNTGVHESTGELDKVTFWKDEYNIGIPHIDAQHMELLEQINRLSETIGSGAGEEEIANALNFVDKYVNVHFKTEERLMEEKGYPFLKEHQNQHRIFYQCFLNLKSEMDDSSQDKVFLLFRTQIFLVDWLINHTTKTDKHLGKFLREQEASHG; translated from the coding sequence ATGGAAGTTAACAAGAACGGCGCAAAGGAATCACCGGAGCATCTTGATCCGCCGGCCCTGGACCTGAAAAAAATCACTCTGGCCTACTCCCGTTTTGTGCCGCCCCAATTGGTGGAGATTCTGGAAAAGCAGAGCATCCTGGATCTGGAGCCCGGCACGCAAGTGGAGCGGGAAATCACCATTCTTTTCTCCGATGTGCGGGGCTTCACCACCATTTCCGAAGAATTAACGCCGCAAAGGACCTTCGAGCTGATCAACGCCTATTTTCGGCGCATGGAGCCGATCATATTCCGGAATAACGGATTCATTGACAAGTATATCGGCGACGCCATCATGGCCATCTTTCCCAAAAGCGCCAGCGACGCCTTGCACGCCTCCATTGACATGCTGACGGAGTTGAGAGGCTTTAACAAGGATATTGAGGAAAAGGGGTTTAAGCCTCTTCAAATAGGAATCGGTTTGAACACGGGGATCTCCATGATCGGCACGGTGGGCGGCAGGCAAAAAATGGAAGGAACCGTTATCAGCGACGCGGTGAATCTGGCTTCCAGATTGGAAAGCCTGACCAAAGCATACGGCGTTCCCCTCCTTATCAGCGAACACACCTTATACAGCCTGGACGACGCCCAGGACCACTGCATCCGGTTTATCGACCGGGTGCGGGTCAAGGGCAAGTCGCGGCCCCAATGCATTTTCGAGATTTACGACGCCGACATCGAGAAAGTGCGGACGGGAAAAACGGAAACGCTCAAAGTATTTGAGGAGGCCGTGGCCTACTACCACTATCGCGACATTGACAGGGCCGAAGCCTTGTTTCAAAGCTGCCTGCATTTAAACCCAAACGACTTTGCCGCCAAGCTATACTTAAGCCGCTGTGACAACTACAGAAACACCGGGGTGCATGAAAGCACGGGGGAGCTTGATAAAGTAACGTTTTGGAAAGATGAGTACAATATCGGCATTCCCCATATTGACGCCCAGCACATGGAGCTGCTTGAGCAGATAAACCGTTTATCGGAGACCATCGGCAGCGGAGCAGGAGAGGAGGAAATAGCCAACGCCCTGAACTTTGTGGATAAATACGTCAACGTTCACTTTAAGACGGAAGAGCGGCTCATGGAGGAAAAAGGCTACCCGTTCCTCAAGGAGCACCAAAATCAGCATCGCATTTTTTATCAATGCTTTTTAAATCTCAAATCCGAAATGGACGACTCCAGCCAGGACAAGGTGTTTTTGTTGTTCAGGACCCAGATTTTCCTGGTGGACTGGCTGATCAACCACACCACAAAAACCGACAAGCATCTTGGAAAATTTCTCAGGGAGCAAGAGGCTTCCCATGGATAA
- a CDS encoding Gldg family protein has protein sequence MTQAKERNLGKNLFSGAGLIILAVIVILVNVLFASASWRWDATEENAYSLSDGTIEVISALKHRVTVQLFYSSSQTKLPVYLKAYAKRVQELLQEYELKSKGMVAFEMCDPLPDSVEEEWADIYGMEAKQLQTGEKVYFGLVAYCRDREEIIPFLDYSRDQVLEYDLTRTIAQLTNEKKKTIGILSTLPVMGQTQVPGMPQMPGAQDKAWYFVQELKKNYNVVEVTPLASNIDDDIDLLIVQHPKMLRPETQYAIDQYISSGHNAIIMVDPICTVDQTASRGRGINFSSLDPLFKAWGIAMDPQKVAVDIGQATQVRNRFNVVEADPSWITVREEYLDRKDPATSNLEEMLFPMAGVVRTLDGFNMEFTPLVSTSPDSGLINSFDATLGARTIKQDFESGDKSLALAARIHGVFPTAFPDGPPEAAKKLIGEQDIAAKNNPLNKESTVLIIADVDFLYDDICMVAMRTPFGFAMSMPRNDNMNMFINAAEMLTGSNALISIRSRGKTERPFTKVLDLKSQAQSKWLAKEKELMDRVDATQKKLTDLENQKDADQRFIMSPEQRDEIDKFKEEKREVEQELKEVRKNLRSDIVSLGWLLKFINVLLMPILVALLGIGFAIYRHKRMKKA, from the coding sequence ATGACTCAGGCAAAAGAACGGAATTTAGGCAAAAATCTGTTTTCGGGCGCCGGCCTTATCATCCTGGCCGTCATCGTCATCCTGGTGAACGTCCTGTTCGCCTCGGCAAGCTGGCGTTGGGACGCCACCGAGGAAAACGCCTACTCCTTGTCGGACGGAACCATTGAGGTGATTTCAGCCCTAAAGCATCGCGTGACCGTGCAGCTTTTTTATTCGTCCAGCCAGACCAAGCTGCCCGTCTACTTGAAGGCTTACGCCAAACGGGTTCAGGAACTGCTGCAGGAATACGAACTGAAATCCAAGGGCATGGTCGCGTTTGAGATGTGCGACCCCCTGCCGGATTCGGTGGAAGAGGAATGGGCCGACATTTACGGCATGGAAGCCAAGCAGCTTCAGACCGGCGAGAAGGTGTATTTCGGCCTTGTCGCCTATTGCCGCGACAGGGAGGAAATCATTCCTTTTCTGGATTACTCCCGCGATCAGGTTTTGGAATACGACCTGACCCGGACCATTGCACAGCTTACCAACGAAAAAAAGAAAACCATCGGCATCCTTTCCACCCTGCCGGTCATGGGCCAGACCCAGGTTCCGGGCATGCCCCAGATGCCGGGGGCTCAGGACAAGGCCTGGTATTTTGTCCAGGAGCTTAAGAAAAATTACAACGTGGTGGAAGTAACGCCTCTGGCCTCCAACATTGACGATGACATCGATCTTTTGATCGTTCAGCATCCCAAAATGCTCAGGCCCGAAACCCAATACGCCATCGACCAGTACATCTCCTCGGGTCATAACGCCATCATCATGGTCGATCCCATTTGCACCGTGGACCAGACGGCCTCCCGGGGCAGGGGGATCAATTTTTCCAGCCTGGATCCTTTGTTCAAGGCCTGGGGAATAGCCATGGATCCCCAGAAGGTGGCTGTAGATATCGGCCAGGCCACCCAGGTGCGCAACCGCTTTAACGTGGTGGAGGCGGACCCCTCCTGGATCACGGTGCGTGAGGAATATCTTGACCGGAAAGATCCGGCCACCTCCAATCTGGAGGAAATGCTCTTTCCCATGGCCGGCGTGGTCCGCACCCTGGACGGGTTCAACATGGAGTTTACGCCCCTGGTTTCCACCTCGCCGGACTCCGGCCTGATCAATTCCTTTGACGCCACCCTGGGCGCCCGGACCATCAAGCAGGATTTTGAATCCGGAGACAAGTCCCTGGCCCTGGCCGCAAGAATTCACGGCGTTTTTCCCACGGCCTTCCCGGACGGTCCGCCTGAAGCGGCTAAAAAACTGATCGGGGAGCAGGACATTGCTGCGAAAAACAATCCTTTGAACAAGGAGTCCACGGTTTTGATCATTGCAGACGTTGACTTTTTGTACGACGACATCTGCATGGTGGCCATGCGTACGCCTTTCGGCTTCGCCATGTCCATGCCCCGCAATGACAACATGAACATGTTCATAAACGCTGCGGAAATGCTGACCGGCAGCAACGCCCTGATCAGCATCCGGTCCAGGGGCAAGACGGAAAGGCCCTTCACCAAGGTGCTGGACCTGAAGAGCCAGGCTCAAAGCAAGTGGCTGGCCAAGGAAAAAGAGCTCATGGACCGCGTCGACGCCACCCAGAAAAAGCTGACTGACCTGGAAAATCAAAAGGATGCGGATCAGCGTTTCATCATGAGCCCTGAACAGCGCGACGAAATCGACAAGTTCAAGGAAGAAAAGCGGGAAGTGGAGCAGGAGTTGAAGGAGGTCCGCAAGAACCTGCGCTCGGACATCGTTTCCCTGGGTTGGCTCCTCAAGTTCATCAACGTGCTGCTCATGCCCATTCTGGTTGCATTATTGGGAATCGGTTTTGCCATATACAGGCATAAAAGGATGAAAAAAGCATGA
- a CDS encoding basic amino acid ABC transporter substrate-binding protein: MLKKLMLIALAVSLFACPALASEKTIVFATDSTWPPMEFVDANKDIVGYAIDYMNAAAKEAGFKAEFKAVAWDGIFAGLDAGKYDAICSSVSITEDRKASMDFSTPYFRVKQAVIVPKDSTVTSLKDLVGQKVGSQISTTGTFAVKAEEGVISKTYDEVGLAVEDLFNGRIAAVVCDDPVAANYALQNDRYKGALKIAVVIEAGDVEYYGIAVKKGNKEVLDLVNKGIAAVKEKGIEKELKAKWIGQ, encoded by the coding sequence ATGTTGAAGAAACTGATGCTGATTGCCCTGGCAGTCTCCTTGTTTGCCTGCCCCGCGCTTGCAAGCGAAAAAACCATTGTATTCGCCACCGACTCCACCTGGCCGCCCATGGAATTTGTAGACGCCAACAAGGACATCGTAGGATACGCCATTGACTACATGAACGCAGCCGCCAAAGAAGCCGGTTTCAAAGCCGAATTCAAGGCTGTGGCCTGGGACGGCATTTTCGCCGGTCTGGACGCCGGCAAATACGACGCTATCTGCTCCTCGGTTTCCATTACGGAAGACCGGAAAGCAAGCATGGATTTCAGCACCCCTTACTTCCGGGTCAAGCAAGCTGTGATCGTGCCTAAAGACTCCACCGTCACCAGCCTGAAAGACCTGGTGGGCCAGAAAGTCGGCTCGCAGATCAGCACCACCGGCACCTTCGCCGTTAAGGCCGAAGAAGGCGTCATCTCCAAGACTTACGACGAAGTGGGTCTGGCTGTGGAAGACCTTTTTAACGGCCGCATCGCCGCCGTGGTCTGCGACGACCCCGTCGCCGCCAACTACGCCCTGCAGAATGATCGCTACAAGGGCGCCCTGAAAATCGCCGTGGTCATCGAAGCCGGCGACGTGGAATACTACGGCATCGCCGTGAAAAAGGGCAACAAGGAAGTCCTGGACCTGGTGAACAAAGGCATCGCCGCCGTCAAGGAAAAGGGCATCGAAAAAGAACTCAAGGCCAAATGGATTGGCCAATAA